A genomic region of Zea mays cultivar B73 chromosome 6, Zm-B73-REFERENCE-NAM-5.0, whole genome shotgun sequence contains the following coding sequences:
- the LOC103629965 gene encoding RING-H2 finger protein ATL14 has translation MTTTNPTAILSVVLLIAGVAVMLVAHILVVFWALLRGLGSRGSSQHAANQEERVEDGRGRRGLSSGELATLPCHEYFKAAADGETGDCAVCLEAFEAGDRCRQLPRCEHSFHAECVDSWLRKSSACPVCRVDAVDRRPPKGEAKAAAVSGVVVVDMAGRRSSRPAPEIVIER, from the coding sequence ATGACGACGACCAACCCAACCGCGATCCTCTCCGTGGTGCTGCtcatcgcgggcgtcgctgtgatGCTCGTCGCCCACATCCTCGTCGTTTTCTGGGCTCTGCTGCGGGGGCTCGGCTCCCGCGGCAGCAGCCAGCACGCCGCCAACCAGGAGGAGCGCGTAGAGGACGGCCGCGGCCGCCGGGGACTGTCCAGCGGCGAGCTCGCTACGCTTCCTTGCCATGAGTACTTCAAGGCTGCCGCAGACGGAGAGACCGGGGACTGCGCGGTCTGCCTCGAGGCGTTCGAGGCCGGTGACCGGTGCAGGCAGCTGCCGCGGTGCGAGCACAGCTTCCACGCGGAGTGCGTGGACTCGTGGCTCAGGAAGAGCAGCGCGTGCCCCGTGTGCCGCGTCGACGCAGTGGACCGGCGGCCGCCCAAGGGCGAGGCGAAGGCGGCGGCGGTCTCAGGGGTCGTCGTCGTGGACATGGCGGGGAGGAGAAGCTCGAGACCCGCACCGGAGATCGTCATTGAAAGATAG